In the genome of Silurus meridionalis isolate SWU-2019-XX chromosome 17, ASM1480568v1, whole genome shotgun sequence, the window TTTGCTACTGTACATGACAACCTTAAGCCTGGTGTGCTCTACAGGCCAGCTTTTTTAAGAGTGTACACTTCTCAGCCTTTGCATTCTGTCATTTCTGGTCATGTGagtgtataattattatattatataatacactaGATTTCATTACGATGTTTTGAAGTGCCTTTTACTTTCTGAGTACTTTCTAATATGGATGTGTGGGGACTTGACAATCCAGACCGCTGGACAATAAATATTATTCTGCTGCTCACAAGCTTCAAAGGGCAAACAGGGAAAAGACGACACCAAAACCCttaatactgtaatactgttCACCTGCCACCCCCGTCTTTACTGTAAGCAACAGCCAGGAGTATCAAAGTCTGTTCAGAGTCATGTTTCCCACAGCCTGGCTcaggtttgtgtctgtgtgtttgtgtgtatgagagagtgcCTGAAAGGACGATTGTTTGTCTACTATGTTTGCTGTACGTTGCTTTACGTTGTTTTATTCCTCACAGCATTTCGTTTTGTTTCTAACTTCATTCTGTGTTGGTCTGCTGTACCTTCACATGCTGGTTGTAAAGTGCTTTTATATTTCATGAACAATATTTTGAAGGCCTCCAGTTTGTGtacataatatacagtaaaatgagtGCACCAAACTGGACTTTAacaccaaataaatatataataaaaaaaaggactcTACTGAACTACAGCTGAATTTCGACTCGTTTATTATGTGTTCAAACAACGATATTGAAAggattatttaaatttttaggATTACACccaccaggcataacattattatattataccatTATGATTCtatctgaaacacttaaactagtaCTTTACGTTTTGTCtttgtgggatttattaggcagcaagtgaacattctgtcctcaaagttgatgtgtaagaagcaggaaaaatgggcagaCGTATGGATTCGAGCAGGGAACAGTCGTGAAACCGACGAGTCATTGACGCATGTAGGAAGTCAAGGATGATCTGTTTAAACCCGTTTTAAAGTAAAACAGCCTCTAGTGGTTGTAAGTAAAAGTACACCGAATATATTAATACAGGGCCATGAAAAGGCAGGCAAGCATCTCTTTTTAATATGCATCTCTTTATTGacattcatggcattttgcagatgcTGTTACAGAGACCAAAGTACGGTTATCCCATTTATTCAACTgggcagttgagggttaaggggcaGCTTGGTGAGAACGGAGTTTAAACTCATTACCTTCTGATCTGAAGTCCAAGTCGACCAATGAGCTACCCACTTCCCATATATTTAGCCTGCAATTAATATGAACACTGTGTTTTTGAGCTACAGGTTTAACTGGTTAACCCTTATGCCTTTGATAAAGCATCAGTAAGAATTCCATCAGGATCTAAAAGTGTTCATTAATACCATACACACAAGCACTAAGGTCTCTGTTGATTCACACGTGTAATATGTGTCTTACAGTAATTGAGTTGTTATTCTATTCcttttctgtatgtttttttctagGGCACTCACAGTAATTAAACTTTTCAAAAACCTTTGACTGTCTGTGCAAACACTAGAGGTATATTAGACAcactttttaaagtaaaaaaatgtaatctaagGGCTAGGATGTGTTGCCAAAAAGAGTATTACCCTGTAGAGCGGTGAGGCAGCGATGCGACCCATTATGCCCCTGTGCTGCTTATCAGAaagataataaaattaataaagtaGCCAGCATGGTtgtgcacacacaaacttaGTTAAAATGCCATTTTCATTGATTACAGAGCAAAAACAATGAATTAGTCTCAAGTCATGTTAGTCGTTGCTTCACTGGTCCTTCTGATTGATTATTGAACGATGGAAATTGATTCTATCTTGCACTACGTTGATGGATTCTGGCCCCGTGATTGGACTTCTCTCCAGCTCTGTGTTGAAGCGGTTATCTCGGAACATTCCAGTTTTCAGGCGATGGCTTGAAAATTTACACTTTCTTCCATAAAAGCCTGTCTGAAATCATAGATAAATAATAGAACAGTGTGACAAGATTTATAATTAggaccaaaaaatatatatatatattatacacttgGGATACTTACTGGCATTTCGTGAACTGTAGGTTTTTTGCTTCCATACgtctgattggttgtttggtAGAGTACATGGGTCTTCTTACTGCAATTAAAAATGCAGTGAGTTTGTGTTAATTCCTACCCACTAGCAGCTTGTTCTCCATTATCACATCCCAGCTATCAACCAGCGTCCAGGAAAGTATGTGTACTTCCTATAGAATATTTGTAGTTACCCAGTGCCTCTTTTTAGTATTGATAGTATGAtcacatacatataaacattattaCTAATTACAAATCTACCAAATCACTCATACAATCCCACATGAAAATCCCATATCCCATATGTTTCAGtgtgaaatgtaaatgattttgctgataatagaaaaaatagtaaaaatgctAGGATGAATTttagaattaatttaaatgtatattcttattttt includes:
- the pierce1 gene encoding UPF0691 protein C9orf116 homolog, which gives rise to MDAEFSDTERNMKQQQPDENPQPKTSDFYRVGENLPKRFNNPDWFKGYSKKTHVLYQTTNQTYGSKKPTVHEMPTGFYGRKCKFSSHRLKTGMFRDNRFNTELERSPITGPESINVVQDRINFHRSIINQKDQ